A single region of the Undibacterium piscinae genome encodes:
- a CDS encoding helix-turn-helix domain-containing protein → MLDRWLSVEEIADYLGVSKDSIYAWIAKKNMPAHRVGRFWKFQRADVDAWVKSGGSDENQIAIAD, encoded by the coding sequence ATGTTAGACCGCTGGTTATCGGTGGAAGAGATTGCTGACTACCTTGGCGTCAGTAAGGACTCCATCTATGCGTGGATCGCCAAGAAAAATATGCCGGCTCATCGGGTTGGGCGTTTCTGGAAATTTCAGCGAGCTGATGTCGATGCCTGGGTTAAATCCGGTGGCTCAGATGAGAATCAAATTGCGATAGCGGATTGA
- the tnpB gene encoding IS66 family insertion sequence element accessory protein TnpB → MSLPLTPAQVYLAVEPIDMRSGVDGLSLHVQESLGKPPCDGSAYAFRNKNSTRIKLLIWDGTGVWLCMRRLHKGRFVWPQSHDAACVLSNEEWQWLTTGVDWPRLNAPPQSNWRV, encoded by the coding sequence ATGAGCCTGCCACTGACTCCGGCACAGGTGTATCTCGCTGTCGAACCGATCGATATGCGCAGCGGTGTTGACGGACTTTCCCTGCATGTACAAGAAAGTTTGGGTAAGCCACCTTGCGATGGCAGTGCCTATGCATTTCGTAACAAGAATAGCACCCGCATCAAGCTATTGATCTGGGATGGCACCGGTGTTTGGTTATGTATGCGACGCTTGCACAAAGGTCGCTTCGTCTGGCCGCAGAGCCATGATGCGGCGTGTGTCTTGTCGAACGAAGAATGGCAATGGCTCACCACGGGCGTTGACTGGCCCCGACTTAACGCGCCGCCACAATCGAATTGGCGCGTATAA
- a CDS encoding IS66 family transposase, with translation MDIATKLAQFNADPALTQWVMAQLNGAGLAQAEKAALQDQLRRKEHDLHVKECKIQALTLELAYHKRLKFSAKAEAFTVQQRDLFLECEQSDLAAMQAELAQLSSATTPRKPSPTGRRPLPAELPRIEHRHEPESCTCAQCGKDLIKIGEDISEQLDVEPARFFVHRHIRPQYACRACETVTAAAIPPAVIDRSLAAPGLLAWVVIQKYLDHLPLYRIEQISSRHGVGIARSTLAEWVGRIGVALQPLSDRLAEILKQGRVLHADETPVPLLDPGNGKTKRAYLWAYRSNALEDQPAIIVFDFQTGRSGSHARAFLRHWQGHLMVDDYAGYKALFALGITELACLAHARRKFFDLHAANGHPIANEALTRIAKLYHIEAEGKGDSIEQRQQRRATQALPELKAMHAWLIHTRQQSADGSSLAKAIDYSLKRWSAIERYANSGHLPIDNNPIENAIRPIAIGKKNWLFAGSERAGRQAAAIQSLLATAKANGIEPLAWLKGTLEKLPTHPNSRIDELLPLPC, from the coding sequence ATGGATATCGCCACCAAACTCGCCCAATTCAACGCTGACCCCGCACTGACTCAATGGGTGATGGCGCAGTTGAATGGGGCCGGACTGGCACAGGCGGAGAAGGCTGCTTTGCAGGATCAATTACGTCGCAAGGAGCACGATCTTCACGTCAAAGAATGCAAAATTCAAGCCTTGACTTTAGAACTGGCGTATCACAAACGTCTCAAATTCAGCGCAAAAGCCGAAGCGTTTACGGTACAACAACGCGACCTGTTTTTAGAGTGCGAACAAAGCGACCTGGCTGCGATGCAGGCCGAGCTTGCCCAATTATCTTCAGCGACAACACCACGTAAGCCAAGCCCTACCGGACGTAGGCCACTGCCAGCGGAACTGCCGCGCATTGAACATCGTCATGAGCCAGAAAGCTGCACCTGCGCTCAATGCGGCAAAGACCTGATCAAGATCGGTGAAGACATCAGTGAACAACTCGACGTCGAACCAGCACGCTTCTTTGTGCATCGGCATATTCGCCCTCAATACGCCTGTCGCGCTTGTGAGACAGTCACCGCAGCAGCCATTCCCCCGGCAGTGATCGATCGTAGTCTGGCGGCACCAGGATTATTGGCATGGGTGGTAATTCAAAAATATCTCGATCACTTACCACTGTATCGGATTGAGCAAATCAGCAGTCGACACGGTGTTGGCATTGCCCGCTCCACACTGGCCGAGTGGGTAGGACGTATTGGCGTCGCCCTGCAACCGCTCAGTGACCGGTTGGCAGAAATACTCAAGCAAGGACGAGTGCTGCATGCCGACGAAACCCCGGTGCCGCTGCTCGACCCCGGCAATGGTAAGACCAAGCGTGCCTATCTATGGGCATATCGCAGCAATGCCTTAGAAGACCAGCCTGCCATCATCGTGTTCGATTTCCAAACCGGACGCAGTGGCAGTCATGCGCGCGCGTTTCTGCGGCATTGGCAAGGCCATCTTATGGTGGATGATTATGCCGGCTACAAAGCCCTGTTCGCGCTGGGCATCACCGAACTGGCCTGCCTGGCGCACGCCCGTCGCAAATTCTTCGACCTGCACGCCGCCAATGGGCATCCGATTGCCAATGAGGCACTTACACGCATTGCAAAGCTGTATCACATTGAGGCCGAGGGTAAAGGCGACAGTATCGAACAACGACAACAACGACGTGCTACACAGGCGCTGCCAGAACTCAAAGCGATGCATGCCTGGCTGATTCACACACGCCAACAGAGCGCCGATGGCAGCAGTCTCGCCAAAGCCATCGACTACAGCCTCAAACGCTGGAGCGCGATTGAACGCTACGCCAATAGCGGTCATCTGCCAATCGACAATAATCCGATTGAAAACGCCATTCGCCCTATTGCCATTGGCAAAAAGAACTGGCTCTTCGCCGGTTCTGAACGAGCAGGCCGACAAGCTGCCGCCATTCAAAGCCTGCTCGCCACCGCGAAAGCCAATGGCATAGAACCTTTGGCATGGCTTAAAGGCACACTCGAAAAATTACCGACGCATCCAAACAGCCGGATTGATGAACTGCTACCGCTGCCTTGTTAA
- a CDS encoding bifunctional enoyl-CoA hydratase/phosphate acetyltransferase, with the protein MNDVKKADGNISDGQQDLIVNVIYDDIYIGQSASQSRTLSEADIQAFATVSGDVNPAHLDAEYADQTLFHGVIAHGMWGGALISTVLGTQLPGPGTIYLEQNLHFVKPVRIGDTLTISATVTAKDDTRKSVTLDCQIVNQRGDQVVFGKALVIAPTERVSRVRTHLPTMTMFDLGARQAALLNSVRGLEAVRCAVVHPCDPASLQGALDAAKQGLIIPVLVAPLAKLAAVAQAAQLDISGIEQVDVAHSHAAAEMAAAMAAEGKVEALMKGSLHTDELMRAVVNCAALRTKRRLSHVFHLDVPMYHKVLLLTDAALNIAPTLLEKADILQNVIDLAHALDIKEPKVAILSAVETITPQIASTIDAAALCKMAQRKQITGAIVDGPLAFDNAISAEAARIKGIDSPVAGQADILMVPDLESGNMLAKQLDYLAGASSCGVVLGAKVPIALTSRADGAASRVASAALVKLLAHHYRKLAP; encoded by the coding sequence ATGAACGATGTCAAAAAAGCTGATGGCAATATCTCGGATGGACAACAGGATCTGATCGTCAACGTCATTTATGACGATATTTATATAGGGCAGAGCGCAAGCCAAAGCCGCACCCTGAGCGAAGCCGACATCCAGGCATTTGCTACCGTTTCCGGCGACGTTAATCCGGCCCATCTTGATGCCGAGTACGCCGACCAGACCCTGTTTCATGGCGTGATTGCGCATGGCATGTGGGGTGGGGCACTGATCTCGACGGTGCTCGGTACCCAGTTGCCGGGCCCAGGGACCATTTATCTCGAACAAAACCTGCACTTCGTCAAGCCAGTCAGGATTGGCGACACCCTGACGATATCGGCTACCGTTACGGCCAAAGACGATACCCGCAAGAGCGTCACGCTGGACTGCCAGATCGTCAATCAACGCGGTGATCAGGTGGTGTTCGGGAAGGCGCTGGTAATTGCGCCGACCGAGCGCGTCAGCCGCGTGCGCACCCATTTGCCGACCATGACAATGTTTGACCTGGGCGCACGCCAAGCCGCTTTACTGAACAGCGTACGCGGGCTGGAAGCGGTACGTTGCGCGGTGGTTCACCCATGTGATCCAGCTTCGCTGCAAGGCGCGCTGGATGCGGCGAAACAGGGCTTGATCATTCCGGTGCTGGTGGCACCATTGGCGAAACTGGCGGCGGTGGCACAGGCGGCGCAACTCGATATCAGCGGCATTGAGCAGGTCGATGTAGCGCATAGTCATGCCGCCGCTGAAATGGCGGCTGCCATGGCTGCCGAGGGTAAGGTTGAAGCGCTGATGAAGGGTAGTTTGCATACCGATGAACTGATGCGCGCCGTGGTCAATTGTGCCGCCTTGCGCACCAAGCGCAGGTTATCCCATGTGTTTCATCTGGATGTGCCTATGTATCACAAGGTCTTGCTGCTGACCGATGCAGCGCTGAATATTGCGCCGACTTTGTTGGAGAAAGCCGATATTTTGCAAAATGTGATCGACCTGGCGCATGCTCTTGATATCAAGGAGCCTAAGGTGGCGATATTGTCGGCGGTAGAAACCATTACCCCGCAAATTGCCTCGACGATAGACGCTGCGGCATTGTGCAAAATGGCACAGCGTAAGCAAATTACCGGCGCCATTGTTGATGGTCCGTTAGCGTTTGATAATGCCATCTCTGCCGAGGCAGCCCGTATCAAGGGCATCGATTCTCCGGTTGCCGGACAAGCCGATATCCTGATGGTGCCGGATCTGGAATCGGGCAATATGCTGGCTAAGCAACTCGATTATCTGGCGGGTGCATCGAGTTGTGGAGTGGTGCTTGGCGCTAAGGTGCCGATTGCCCTGACTAGCCGCGCCGATGGCGCAGCTTCCCGCGTGGCATCGGCCGCCCTGGTCAAGCTACTGGCACATCACTACCGTAAGCTGGCACCTTAG
- a CDS encoding ABC transporter permease has protein sequence MGFIVDRIWWSRLQAMIWKELLQLLRDPILLVFVMYAFSADIYNAASGVSFQLNNAALVLLDMDRSAASRELAGRFMPPEFHWAGAIQHASQGQKLLDDGKAMAVLDIPPGFGAALARGEGTAVQLQIDASNSVQGFLTSVDATQIVTRFGLEQAAQRLGLNLGGAGTVDAPVINNQSRVWFNPNQNDAWFMGISELLNVITLFAMLLPAAAMVREKERGTIEQLLVSPLSPLQIMVPKIIAMVAVILGGTALGLFGILVPLFAIPIQGSLLLFFALTTLYTCTLAGIGILIATMTRNMAQAGMMVILILAPMMFLSGAWTPPEAMPTVMRWGMYVSPLYYYINASYGILMKGAGLAVLWPMMSGIMVIAVLVSSATVMRFKKQFG, from the coding sequence ATGGGATTTATCGTTGACCGGATCTGGTGGAGCCGCCTGCAGGCCATGATCTGGAAAGAATTGTTGCAGCTGCTGCGCGATCCTATCTTGCTGGTGTTTGTGATGTATGCGTTTTCTGCCGATATTTATAATGCCGCATCGGGCGTCTCGTTTCAGCTCAATAACGCGGCGCTGGTGTTGCTGGACATGGATAGAAGTGCCGCCTCGCGTGAGTTGGCGGGGCGTTTTATGCCGCCGGAATTTCATTGGGCCGGTGCGATACAACACGCTTCCCAAGGTCAGAAATTACTCGACGACGGCAAGGCCATGGCGGTACTCGATATTCCGCCTGGTTTTGGTGCTGCCTTGGCACGCGGTGAGGGCACGGCCGTGCAGTTGCAGATAGACGCCTCCAATTCCGTGCAGGGTTTTTTAACTTCGGTGGATGCGACCCAGATCGTTACCAGATTCGGTCTGGAACAGGCCGCCCAAAGGCTGGGGCTCAATCTTGGCGGTGCCGGAACTGTCGATGCGCCCGTCATCAATAATCAATCACGCGTATGGTTTAACCCGAATCAGAACGATGCCTGGTTTATGGGTATTTCGGAATTGCTCAATGTGATCACGCTGTTTGCGATGTTGCTGCCGGCTGCCGCCATGGTCAGGGAAAAAGAGCGCGGCACCATAGAGCAATTGCTGGTATCACCGCTGTCGCCCTTGCAGATTATGGTGCCTAAGATCATCGCGATGGTGGCGGTAATTTTAGGCGGAACCGCACTGGGCCTGTTTGGTATCCTGGTGCCGCTGTTTGCGATTCCGATACAGGGCAGTCTATTGCTGTTCTTTGCGCTGACCACCCTGTACACCTGCACGCTCGCTGGCATAGGTATCCTGATTGCGACCATGACCCGGAATATGGCGCAGGCCGGTATGATGGTGATCCTGATTCTGGCACCGATGATGTTTTTGTCCGGTGCCTGGACGCCGCCCGAAGCCATGCCAACCGTGATGCGCTGGGGCATGTATGTCTCGCCGCTGTACTACTATATCAACGCCAGTTATGGCATCCTGATGAAGGGCGCCGGCTTGGCTGTGCTATGGCCTATGATGAGCGGGATAATGGTAATTGCCGTATTGGTCAGCAGCGCCACGGTGATGCGGTTTAAAAAACAGTTTGGCTAA